A window from Temnothorax longispinosus isolate EJ_2023e chromosome 1, Tlon_JGU_v1, whole genome shotgun sequence encodes these proteins:
- the Cpsf73 gene encoding cleavage and polyadenylation specificity factor 73 has translation MSSKRKSDAQVPAEESDLLSIRPLGAGQEVGRSCIMLEFKGKKIMLDCGIHPGLSGMDALPFVDLVEADEIDLLLISHFHLDHCGALPWFLLKTSFKGRCFMTHATKAIYRWLLSDYIKVSNIATEQMLYTESDLEASMDKIETINFHEEKDVFGIKFWAYNAGHVLGAAMFMIEIAGVKILYTGDFSRQEDRHLMAAEIPNIHPDVLITESTYGTHIHEKREDREGRFTNLVHEIVNRGGRCLIPVFALGRAQELLLILDEYWSQHSELHEIPIYYASSLAKKCMAVYQTYVNAMNDKIRRQIAINNPFVFKHISNLKGIDHFEDIGPCVVMASPGMMQSGLSRELFESWCTDAKNGVIIAGYCVEGTLAKTILSEPEEITTMSGQKLPLKMSVDYISFSAHTDYQQTSEFIRTLKPPHVVLVHGEQNEMGRLKAALQREYEDDPNTTMEIHNPRNTVAVELYFRGEKTAKVMGTLAMEAPRPGQKLSGVLVKRNFNYHMLAPCDLSKYTDMSMSQVIQRQSVYFSASLPVLKHLLTQIAGSLEVVDDKKLRVFKNVDVTIDGKIVTMEWIATPVNDMYADSVLTAILQAEIMDQSPKVLPAPTKMDRMHFKECLIEMLQEMFGEDSVPKIFKGEKLYVTVDGKKAHIDLLNLEVTSKEDETFQQIVQTAVTKLHQSLAPPCDVI, from the coding sequence ATGTCGtcgaagagaaagagcgaCGCGCAAGTGCCGGCCGAGGAGAGCGATCTGCTCTCGATCCGGCCGCTCGGCGCGGGCCAGGAGGTCGGCAGGTCGTGTATCATGTTAGAATTCAAAGGTAAGAAAATTATGCTGGACTGCGGCATACATCCCGGTCTTTCGGGCATGGACGCCCTGCCGTTCGTCGACCTCGTCGAGGCCGACGAGATCGACCTCCTGCTGATCTCCCACTTTCACCTGGACCACTGCGGCGCGCTGCCCTGGTTTCTGCTGAAGACGAGCTTCAAGGGTCGTTGCTTCATGACGCACGCCACCAAGGCCATTTATCGCTGGCTACTGTCGGACTACATCAAGGTGAGCAACATCGCCACCGAGCAGATGCTGTACACGGAGTCCGATCTGGAGGCCAGCATGGACAAGATAGAGACGATAAACTTCCACGAGGAGAAGGACGTGTTCGGGATCAAGTTCTGGGCGTACAACGCCGGCCACGTGCTGGGCGCCGCTATGTTCATGATAGAGATCGCCGGTGTGAAGATCCTGTACACGGGGGACTTCAGCCGACAGGAGGACCGGCACCTGATGGCCGCCGAGATACCGAACATTCACCCCGACGTGCTGATCACGGAGTCCACCTACGGCACGCACATCCACGAGAAGCGGGAGGATCGCGAGGGCAGATTTACGAATCTCGTGCACGAGATCGTCAACAGGGGCGGCAGATGCCTGATACCCGTGTTCGCTCTGGGAAGGGCGCAGGAGCTCCTTCTCATTCTGGACGAGTACTGGAGCCAGCATTCGGAACTGCACGAGATACCGATCTACTACGCCTCCTCCTTGGCGAAAAAGTGCATGGCCGTTTATCAGACATACGTGAACGCCATGAACGACAAGATCAGACGGCAGATAGCTATCAATAATCCTTTCGTGTTCAAGCACATTTCTAATTTGAAGGGGATAGATCACTTCGAGGATATTGGACCGTGCGTGGTGATGGCCTCGCCCGGTATGATGCAGAGCGGCTTGTCGAGGGAGCTGTTCGAGTCCTGGTGCACAGATGCGAAAAATGGGGTGATCATAGCCGGCTACTGCGTGGAGGGAACGCTGGCGAAGACGATTCTGTCGGAGCCGGAGGAGATTACGACTATGTCCGGGCAAAAGTTACCGTTGAAGATGTCCGTCGACTACATATCGTTCTCGGCTCACACCGATTACCAGCAAACTTCGGAGTTTATACGGACTTTGAAGCCGCCGCACGTGGTGCTGGTGCACGGCGAGCAGAACGAGATGGGCAGGTTGAAAGCGGCGTTGCAACGGGAGTACGAGGACGATCCCAACACCACCATGGAGATACACAATCCGCGAAACACGGTCGCGGTGGAGCTCTACTTCAGGGGCGAGAAGACCGCCAAGGTGATGGGCACGCTGGCGATGGAGGCTCCTAGACCGGGGCAGAAGTTATCCGGCGTGTTGGTCAAGAGAAACTTCAATTATCACATGCTAGCCCCGTGCGACCTGTCCAAGTACACGGACATGAGTATGAGCCAAGTTATACAGCGGCAGAGCGTGTACTTCTCCGCGTCTTTGCCAGTGTTGAAGCACCTTCTGACGCAGATAGCCGGCAGCCTGGAGGTCGTGGACGACAAGAAGCTGAGGGTATTCAAGAACGTCGACGTCACGATCGACGGCAAGATCGTCACGATGGAGTGGATAGCGACGCCGGTGAACGACATGTACGCGGATTCCGTTCTCACGGCGATCCTGCAGGCCGAGATAATGGACCAGTCGCCGAAGGTGTTGCCCGCGCCCACCAAGATGGACAGGATGCACTTTAAGGAGTGCCTCATAGAGATGCTGCAGGAGATGTTCGGCGAGGATTCCGTGCCCAAGATATTCAAAGGAGAGAAACTCTATGTCACGGTAGACGGTAAGAAAGCGCATATAGACCTGCTGAACTTGGAGGTGACCAGCAAAGAGGACGAAACTTTTCAGCAAATAGTGCAAACAGCGGTGACGAAATTGCATCAGTCGTTGGCGCCGCCTTGCGATGTAATATAG